From Corvus cornix cornix isolate S_Up_H32 chromosome 17, ASM73873v5, whole genome shotgun sequence, the proteins below share one genomic window:
- the SPTAN1 gene encoding spectrin alpha chain, non-erythrocytic 1 isoform X2, with protein sequence MLSSFRKVKVQKMDPSGVKVLETAEDIQERRQQVLDRYHRFKELSSLRRQKLEDSYRFQFFQRDADELEKWIQEKLQIASDENYKDPSNLQGKLQKHQAFEAEVQANSGAIIKLDETGNQMINEGHFASETIRTRLQELHRLWELLMEKMREKGVKLLQAQKLVQYLRECEDVLDWINDKEAIVTSEELGQDLEHVEVLQKKFEEFQTDLAAHEERVNEVNQFAGKLIQEQHPEEELIKSKQDEVNASWQRLKGLALQRQGKLFGAAEVQRFNRDVDETISWIKEKGQLMASDDFGRDLASVQALLRKHEGLERDLAALEDKVKALCAEADRLQQSHPINASQIQVKREELIANWEQIRTLAAERHARLNDSYRLQRFLADFRDLTSWVTEMKALINADELANDVAGAEALLDRHQEHKGEIDAHEDSFKSADESGQALLSAGHYASDEVKEKLTILSDERSALLELWELRRQQYEQCMDLQLFYRDTEQVDNWMSKQEAFLLNEDLGDSLDSVEALLKKHEDFEKSLSAQEEKITALDEFATKLIQNNHYAMDDVATRRDALLSRRNALHERAMYRRAQLADSFHLQQFFRDSDELKSWVNEKMKTATDEAYKDPSNLQGKVQKHQAFEAELSANQSRIDALEKAGQKLIDVKHYASDEVAARMNEVISLWKKLLEATELKGIKLREANQQQQFNRNVEDIELWLYEVEGHLASDDYGKDLTNVQNLQKKHALLEADVAAHQDRIDGITIQARQFQEAGHFDADNIKKKQEALVARYEALKEPMVARKQKLADSLRLQQLFRDIEDEETWIREKEPIAASTNRGKDLIGVQNLLKKHQALQAEIAGHEPRIKAVTQKGNAMVEEGHFAAEDVKIKLNELNQKWDSLKAKASQRRQDLEDSLQAQQYFADANEAESWMREKEPIVGSTDYGKDEDSAEALLKKHEALMSDLSAYGSSIQALREQAQSCRQQVAPTDDETGKELVLALYDYQEKSPREVTMKKGDILTLLNSTNKDWWKVEVNDRQGFVPAAYVKKLDPAQSASRENLLEEQGSIALRQEQIDNQTLITKEVGSVSLRMKQVEELYHSLLELGEKRKGMLEKSCKKFMLFREANELQQWINEKEAALTSEEVGADLEQVEVLQKKFDDFQKDLKANESRLKDINKVAKDLESEGLMADEVQAVQQQEVYGMMPRDETDSKTASPWKSARLMVHTVATFNSIKELNERWRSLQQLAEERSQLLGSAHEVQRFHRDADETKEWIEEKNQALNTDNYGHDLASVQALQRKHEGFERDLAALGDKVNSLGETAQRLIQSHPESAEDLQEKCTELNQAWNSLGKRADQRKEKLGDSHDLQRFLSDFRDLMSWINGIRGLVSSDELAKDVTGAEALLERHQEHRTEIDARAGTFQAFEQFGQQLLAHGHYASPEIKEKLDILDQERTDLEKAWVQRRMMLDQCLELQLFHRDCEQAENWMAAREAFLNTEDKGDSLDSVEALIKKHEDFDKAINVQEEKIAVLQSFADQLIAADHYAKGVIANRRNEVLDRWLRLKAQMIEKRSKLGESQTLQQFSRDVDEIEAWISEKLQTASDESYKDPTNIQSKHQKHQAFEAELHANADRIRGVIDMGNSLIERGACAGSEDAVKARLAALADQWQFLVQKSAEKSQKLKEANKQQNFNTGIKDFDFWLSEVEALLASEDYGKDLASVNNLLKKHQLLEADISAHEDRLKDLNSQADSLMTSSAFDTSQVKDKRETINGRFQRIKGMASARRAKLNESHRLHQFFRDMDDEESWIKEKKLLVSSEDYGRDLTGVQNLRKKHKRLEAELAAHEPAIQGVLDTGKKLSDDNTIGKEEIQQRLAQFVDHWKELKQLAAARGQRLEESLEYQQFVANVEEEEAWINEKMTLVASEDYGDTLAAIQGLLKKHEAFETDFTVHKDRVNDVCANGEDLIKKNNHHEANITAKMKGLRGKVSDLEKAAAQRKAKLDENSAFLQFNWKADVVESWIGEKENSLKTDDYGRDLSSVQTLLTKQETFDAGLQAFQQEGIANITALKDQLLAAKHIQSKAIEARHASLMKRWNQLLANSATRKKKLLEAQEHFRKVEDLFLTFAKKASAFNSWFENAEEDLTDPVRCNSLEEIKALREAHDAFRSSLSSAQADFNQLAELDRQIKSFRVASNPYTWFTMEALEETWRNLQKIIKERELELQKEQRRQEENDKLRQEFAQHANAFHQWIQETRTYLLDGIAYRRVIRVYQYEVGDDLSGRSCMVEESGTLESQLEATKRKHQEIRAMRSQLKKIEDLGAAMEEALILDNKYTEHSTVGLAQQWDQLDQLGMRMQHNLEQQIQARNTTGVTEEALKEFSMMFKHFDKDKSGRLNHQEFKSCLRSLGYDLPMVEEGEPDPEFESILDTVDPNRDGHVSLQEYMAFMISRETENVKSSEEIESAFRALSSEGKPYVTKEELYQNLTREQADYCISHMKPYMDGKGRELPSAYDYIEFTRSLFVN encoded by the exons aaaatggaTCCAAGTGGTGTAAAAGTGttggaaacagcagaagatATCCAAGAAAGGCGTCAGCAAGTTTTGGACCGTTACCACAGGTTCAAGGAACTCTCTTCTCTGAGGCGCCAAAAACTTGAAGATTCCTATCGATTCCAGTTTTTCCAGCGTGATGCAGATGAGCTTGAAAAATGGATCCAAGAGAAACTGCAGATTGCATCTGATGAAAATTACAAAGACCCAAGCAATTTGCAG gGGAAGCTGCAGAAGCACCAAGCCTTTGAAGCTGAGGTGCAGGCCAATTCAGGAGCCATCATTAAATTGGATGAGACTGGAAATCAGATGATAAATGAAGGCCATTTTGCATCTGAAACCATAAGA actcgactgcaggagctgcaccGACTATGGGAATTACTGATGGAAAAGATGAGAGAGAAGGGAGTCAAATTATTGCAAGCACAGAAGTTGGTGCAATATTTACGGGAATGTGAAGATGTCTTGGACTGGATCAATGATAAG GAAGCAATAGTGACCTCAGAAGAGCTTGGACAGGACTTAGAGCATGTTGAAGTTTTGCAAAAGAAGTTTGAAGAGTTCCAGACAGACCTTGCAGCTCATGAAGAAAGAGTAAATGAAGTGAACCAATTTGCTGGCAAACTTATCCAG GAACAACACCCTGAAGAGGAACTGATAAAGTCCAAACAGGATGAAGTAAATGCAAGCTGGCAGCGTCTTAAGGGACTTGCCCTTCAGAGGCAAGGAAAGCTCTTTGGGGCAGCTGAAGTGCAGCGTTTCAACAG GGATGTGGATGAAACAATCAGCTGGATTAAGGAGAAAGGGCAGTTGATGGCCTCAGATGATTTTGGCAGAGACTTAGCCAGTGTCCAGGCATTACTGCGCAAGCACGAAGGCCTGGAAAGAGacctggcagctctggaagaTAAG GTGAAGGCCCTGTGTGCAGAAGCTGACCGTTTGCAGCAGTCTCACCCAATAAATGCTTCCCAAATTCAAGTGAAACGGGAGGAACTCATTGCCAACTGGGAACAGATCCGGACgctggcagcagagaggcaTGCTCGTCTCAACGATTCCTACAG GCTGCAGCGCTTTCTCGCAGACTTCCGAGACCTCACCAGCTGGGTGACTGAGATGAAGGCTCTGATAAATGCTGATGAACTTGCCAATGATGTGGCTGGGGCAGAAGCTCTTCTAGACAGACATCAGGAACATAAG GGAGAAATTGATGCCCATGAAGACAGCTTCAAATCTGCTGATGAGTCAGGCCAGGCTTTGCTCTCTGCTGGGCACTACGCTTCTGatgaagttaaagaaaag CTGACCATCCTCTCAGATGAAAGGTCTGCCTTGCTGGAACTGTGGGAGCTCCGCAGACAGCAGTATGAGCAGTGCATGGACCTGCAGCTTTTCTACAGAGATACTGAACAAGTTGACAACTGGATGAGCAAACAAGAG GCATTTCTGCTGAATGAAGACCTTGGTGATTCTCTGGACAGTGTGGAGGCTCTTCTGAAGAAGCATGAAGACTTTGAGAAATCCCTAAGTGCCCAAGAGGAGAAAATCACA GCATTAGATGAGTTTGCTACTAAGTTGATTCAGAATAACCACTATGCCATGGACGATGTTGCTACACGCAGAGATGCT ctgctaaGCCGCCGAAATGCCCTTCATGAAAGAGCCATGTACCGCCGTGCTCAGCTGGCAGATTCTTTCCATCTGCAGCAGTTTTTCCGAGATTCTGATGAGCTCAAGAGTTGGGttaatgaaaagatgaaaactgCAACTGATGAGGCCTACAAG GATCCATCAAACTTGCAAGGTAAAGTTCAGAAACACCAGGCTTTTGAAGCAGAGCTGTCTGCTAACCAGAGTCGTATTGATgccctggagaaagctggccaGAAGCTGATTGATGTCAAGCACTATGCGTCAGATGAGGTGGCAGCTCGCATGAATGAAGTCATCAGCTTGTGGAAGAAGCTTCTGGAGGCCACTGAGCTCAAAG GTATAAAACTGCGAGAAGCcaatcagcagcagcagtttaaTCGCAATGTGGAGGACATTGAGCTCTGGCTGTATGAAGTAGAAGGACACTTAGCTTCTGATGATTATGGAAAAGATCTTACTAATGTTCAGAATCTCCAGAAGAAACATGCCCTGCTAGAGGCAGATGTTGCTGCCCATCAG GATCGGATAGATGGCATTACCATCCAGGCACGCCAGTTCCAAGAGGCTGGGCACTTTGATGCTGACAATATCAAGAAGAAACAAGAAGCTTTAGTGGCTCGCTATGAAGCTCTGAAGGAGCCCATGGTAGCTCGCAAGCAGAAACTCGCAGATTCTCTTCgcctgcagcagcttttccgTGACATTGAGGATGAAGAGACCTGGATTAGGGAAAAAGAACCTATTGCAGCTTCAACAAACCGAG GCAAGGACTTAATTGGTGTCCAGAATCTGCTAAAGAAGCACCAGGCTTTGCAGGCAGAAATTGCAGGCCATGAGCCTCGCATTAAAGCAGTCACACAGAAGGGGAATGCTATGGTGGAAGAAG GACACTTTGCAGCTGAAGATGTGAAAATCAAACTGAACGAGCTAAACCAGAAGTGGGACTCTCTGAAAGCCAAAGCATCTCAGCGTCGACAGGATCTGGAGGATTCCCTGCAGGCTCAGCAGTACTTTGCTGATGCTAATGAGGCCGAATCCTGGATGAGGGAAAAGGAGCCCATTGTAGGCAGTACAGACTATGGGAAAGATGAAGACTCTGCTGAG GCTCTTCTGAAGAAACATGAAGCTTTGATGTCTGATCTCTCCGCTTatggcagcagcatccaggcATTAAGGGAACAGGCCCAATCGTGCAGG CAACAAGTTGCTCCCACAGATGATGAAACTGGAAAAGAGCTCGTTCTGGCTCTCTATGATTACCAGGAGAAGAGTCCCCGGGAGGTGACAATGAAGAAGGGAGATATCCTCACCTTACTCAACAGCACCAACAAG gACTGGTGGAAGGTGGAAGTCAATGACCGTCAGGGATTTGTACCAGCTGCCTATGTGAAAAAACTGGATCCTGCCCAGTCTGCATCTCGAGAGAACCTCCTGGAGGAGCAAGGCAGCATAGCACTGCGACAGGAGCAAATCGACAACCA GACTCTCATAACTAAGGAGGTCGGCAGTGTATCTCTGCGTATGAAACAGGTCGAAGAACT GTATCACTCTCTCCTGGAACTGGGAGAAAAACGTAAAGGAATGTTGGAAAAAAGCTGCAAGAAGTTCATGCTTTTCCGTGAAGCCAACGAGCTCCAGCAGTGGATCAATGAGAAGGAAGCAGCACTCACCAGTGAGGAAGTGGGTGCTgacctggagcaggtggaggtgctgcagaagaaatttgATGATTTTCAGAAG GATCTGAAAGCCAACGAGTCACGCCTGAAGGACATAAACAAGGTTGCAAAGGACCTGGAGTCAGAAGGGCTGATGGCAGATGAAGTACAAGCAGTACAGCAACAG GAAGTCTATGGGATGATGCCCAGG GATGAAACTGATTCTAAGACAGCGTCTCCTTGGAAG TCTGCACGTTTGATGGTACACACTGTGGCAACCTTCAACTCAATCAAG GAGCTGAATGAGCGCTGGagatctctgcagcagctggcagaagaGAGGAGCCAGTTGTTGGGCAGTGCCCACGAGGTCCAGAGATTCCACAG AGATGCTGATGAAACCAAAGAATGGATAGAGGAGAAGAATCAAGCATTAAATACAGACAACTATGGGCATGACCTAGCCAGTGTTCAGGCTCTGCAGCGCAAACATGAAGGCTTTGAGAGAGActtggcagctctgggagaCAAG GTGAATTCTCTTGGTGAAACTGCCCAGCGTCTGATCCAGTCACATCCAGAATCTGCTGAAGATCTCCAAGAAAAATGCACTGAGTTGAATCAGGCTTGGAATAGTCTGGGAAAACGTGCTGACCAGCGCAAAGAGAAGCTTGGAGATTCTCATGACCTGCAGCGTTTCCTCAGTGATTTCAG GGACCTCATGTCTTGGATCAATGGAATCCGGGGTCTGGTCTCCTCAGATGAACTCGCAAAGGATGTGACTGGAGCTGAGGCTTTATTGGAAAGGCACCAG GAACACCGCACGGAAATAGATGCAAGGGCTGGCACTTTCCAGGCATTTGAACAGTTTGGACAACAACTTCTAGCCCATGGACACTATGCTAGCCCAGAGATCAAGGAGAAACTGGATATTCTGGACCAAGAACGGACAGACCTGGAGAAGGCCTGGGTCCAGCGCAGAATGATGCTGGACCAGTGCCTGGAACTACAG CTGTTTCATCGGGACTGTGAACAAGCTGAAAACTGGATGGCTGCCCGGGAGGCTTTCCTAAATACAGAGGATAAAGGAGACTCCTTAGACAGTGTGGAGGCACTCATCAAGAAACATGAAGATTTTGATAAAGCAATCAATGTCCAG GAAGAGAAAATTGCTGTCCTGCAATCCTTTGCTGACCAGCTGATTGCTGCAGATCATTACGCCAAGGGAGTCATCGCCAACAGACGCAACGAGGTCCTGGACAG GTGGCTTCGTCTGAAAGCCCAAATGATTGAGAAGAGATCAAAGCTGGGAGAGTCTCAGACCCTCCAGCAGTTCAGTCGTGATGTGGATGAAATAGAAGCCTGGATCAGTGAAAAGCTCCAGACTGCAAGTGATGAGTCATATAAGGATCCCACAAATATCCAG AGCAAACACCAGAAGCACCAGGCCTTTGAAGCCGAGCTCCACGCCAACGCTGACCGCATCCGTGGCGTCATTGACATGGGCAACTCCCTCATCGAGAGGGGCGCCTGTGCTGGCAGCGAGGACGCCGTCAAG GCACGCCTGGCTGCCCTGGCTGACCAGTGGCAATTCCTGGTACAGAAATCAGCAGAGAAGAGTCAGAAACTGAAAGAAGCTAATAAGCAACAGAATTTCAATACTGGAATCAAGGACTTTGACTTTTGGCTTTCAGAG GTGGAGGCTTTGTTGGCATCTGAAGACTATGGGAAGGACTTGGCATCTGTTAACAACCTTTTGAAGAAACACCAGTTACTGGAAGCTGATATATCTGCTCATGAG GACCGCCTGAAGGACCTGAACAGCCAGGCTGACAGTCTGATGACCAGCAGTGCCTTTGACACATCCCAAGTGAAAGACAAACGTGAGACCATCAATGGGCGCTTCCAGCGCATCAAGGGCATGGCCAGCGCCCGCCGTGCCAAGCTCAACGAGAGCCACCGCCTGCACCAGTTCTTCCGTGACATGGACGACGAGGAGTCCTGGATCAA AGAGAAGAAACTGTTGGTTAGCTCAGAGGACTATGGCAGAGACCTGACTGGTGTGCAGAatctgaggaaaaaacacaAGCGCTTAGAAGCAGAATTGGCTGCCCACGAACCTGCTATCCAG gGTGTTCTGGACACGGGGAAGAAGCTTTCAGATGACAACACAATTGGAAAGGAGGAGATACAGCAGAGACTGGCTCAGTTTGTGGATCACTGGAAGGAGTTAAAACAGTTGGCAGCTGCTAG GGGTCAGCGTCTGGAGGAGTCTCTGGAGTATCAGCAATTTGTAGCAAATGTTGAGGAAGAAGAAGCCTGGATCAATGAGAAAATGACACTGGTAGCCAGCGAGGATTATGGGGACACACTTGCTGCTATCCAG GGCTTGCTGAAGAAGCACGAGGCATTCGAGACTGATTTTACTGTCCACAAGGACAGAGTGAACGATGTCTGTGCTAATGGAGAGGATCTCATTAAAAAG AACAATCACCACGAGGCGAACATCACTGCCAAGATGAAGGGGCTCAGAGGCAAGGTGTCAGAtctggagaaagcagcagctcagaggaaAGCCAAACTGGATGAGAACTCAGCCTTCCTCCAGTTCAACTGGAAAGCAGATGTGGTGGAGTCATGGATAG gggagaaggaaaacagtctGAAGACAGATGATTATGGACGTGACCTCTCTTCAGTGCAAACCTTGCTCACCAAACAG GAAACGTTTGATGCTGGACTTCAGGCTTTCCAGCAGGAGGGAATTGCAAACATCACTGCTCTGAAAGACCAGCTGCTCGCAGCCAAGCACATCCAGTCCAAGGCCATCGAGGCCCGGCATGCTTCCTTGATGAAACGCTGGAATCAGCTACTGGCTAATTCTGCtaccaggaaaaagaaactcttGGAGGCTCAGGAGCACTTCAGAAAA gTTGAGGATCTGTTCCTGACCTTTGCGAAGAAGGCCTCTGCCTTCAACAGTTGGTTTGAGAATGCTGAGGAGGACCTGACGGATCCTGTGCGCTGCAACTCACTGGAAGAAATCAAAGCCCTGAGAGAAGCTCACGACGCTTTCCGTTCCTCCCTAAGTTCTGCCCAAGCTGATTTCAACCAGCTGGCAGAGCTCGATCGCCAGATCAAGAGTTTCCGTGTGGCCTCCAACCCCTACACTTGGTTCACTATGGAGGCTCTTGAAGAAACCTGGAGGAATCTGCAGAAAATTATCAAG GAACGTGaactggagctgcagaaggaacagcgaaggcaggaagaaaatgacaaaCTGCGTCAGGAATTTGCTCAGCATGCCAATGCCTTCCATCAGTGGATTCAGGAGACCAG GACTTACCTACTAGATGG CATAGCATATCGTCGTGTCATTCGTGTCTATCAGTATGAAGTTGGGGATGATCTATCTggaag ATCATGTATGGTGGAAGAATCGGGAACGTTGGAGTCACAGCTGGAAGCTACTAAA CGCAAGCACCAAGAGATCCGAGCTATGAGGAGCCAGCTGAAGAAGATTGAGGACCTTGGAGCAGCCATGGAAGAGGCACTTATCTTGGACAACAAATACACAGAACACAGCActgtggggctggcacagcagtggGACCAGCTGGACCAGCTGGGGATGAGGATGCAACACAACCTGGAACAGCAGATCCAAGCCCG GAACACCACTGGAGTCACCGAGGAGGCCCTGAAGGAATTCAGCATGATGTTCAA gCACTTTGACAAGGACAAATCTGGACGACTTAATCACCAGGAGTTTAAGTCTTGCTTGCGCTCTCTCGGCTACGATCTGCCCATGGTTGAGGAAGGAGAGCCAGACCCTGAGTTTGAGTCTATTCTTGACACTGTAGATCCCAACAG GGATGGACATGTCTCGCTGCAGGAGTACATGGCCTTCATGATTAGCCGGGAAACGGAGAACGTGAAATCCAGTGAGGAGATCGAGAGCGCTTTCCGTGCCCTCAGCTCCGAGGGGAAGCCCTACGTGACCAAGGAGGAGCTCTACCAG AACCTGACCCGGGAACAGGCTGATTATTGCATCTCTCACATGAAACCCTACATGGATGGCAAGGGCAGGGAACTGCCTTCTGCCTATGACTACATAGAATTTACACGTTCACTCTTTGTGAATTGA